Below is a genomic region from Candidatus Cloacimonadota bacterium.
GCAGAAAATTAGAAGGAAAGAAAAAATAATTTCGGAGTCCAATTAATGTTTAGTAAAAACAAAAAATCCCTTAAGGATCAATCTTCTTCAGAAAAAAAGAGCAAAAAGAAAAAATCTGTAATTAGAGAATGGGTCGAAGCAATAATCTTTGCCGGTATCGCTGCGATCATAATTCGAACTTTTGTAATCCAAACTTTCAAAATTCCATCCGGCTCAATGGAAAGCACTTTTATGACAGGTGATTTCCTCATTGCAAATAAATTTATTTTCAATTTTAGAGAACCTAAACAATTTGAACCGATAATTTTCAAATATCCCGCCGATACCTACAATCCACAGCCGGAAGAAAGATATGCAAAATTAATCCGTCCAATTTATTGGGATAAGAAAAACTTCCTTCCCAAATATTATATGCGGCGTGATTTTATTAAAAGAATTATCGGTATGCCGGGTGATACATTGCAAATTATTGATAAAAACGTTTACATAAACGGTAAATATTTGAAAGAACCATACGTTCAGCATATTGATTATCGGATAATCCCTCGCACAAAAGGTCAACTTTATTATGGTTCCAAATTTATGGGCAGTCGTGATAATTTTGGGCCTGTTGTTGTGCCGGAAGGCAGTTATTTTG
It encodes:
- the lepB gene encoding signal peptidase I, with product MFSKNKKSLKDQSSSEKKSKKKKSVIREWVEAIIFAGIAAIIIRTFVIQTFKIPSGSMESTFMTGDFLIANKFIFNFREPKQFEPIIFKYPADTYNPQPEERYAKLIRPIYWDKKNFLPKYYMRRDFIKRIIGMPGDTLQIIDKNVYINGKYLKEPYVQHIDYRIIPRTKGQLYYGSKFMGSRDNFGPVVVPEGSYFAMGDNRDNSSDSRYWGFLDRDFIRGIPMILYWSWDNHHRIRWRRILKIPK